One Gossypium hirsutum isolate 1008001.06 chromosome A11, Gossypium_hirsutum_v2.1, whole genome shotgun sequence genomic window carries:
- the LOC107887521 gene encoding uncharacterized protein: MAQSPFTLLLPKRLTLSSKTPLKSHNTFPLLIFTFIKPKLFSSVSPRPEGTASHEPLKPTSLSARLNFVFDQIDQIENRQQQQSPENDATLQRIRAWRQSRNESHAIQQQFQPKDPDSGIAENNVNATEFRLPYTPKLTEPQNGDALRRIRGWRESKFGENKECIKGEVAENESNASVFTIDSVTELELGRQKGKDLEVVHPWPEWIELMERLVQQNYFDHKRRDEGKMVEELGFDMSDVVEEVKDDAGIDFKDFKIVQTACLNFGKDRFDILRSLLRQDIQNLVGFGCPSADKKVVFSAKLLRKHVHLDEGDVCSSCSLRNSCEKAYLLTNKEDEARTVDVMRVLLAYAFHYMDGSAVNESVLKQKSGKTVIRKLLYEVVKLSAVPIDPNLPLPVIKKPPPKVKQPPPPPKKRVGRDDVEMKKGDWLCPKCDFMNFAKNTICLQCDAKRPKRELLPGEWECPECNFLNYRRNMACFHCDCKRPPDAYMESKLQEIQPGPRTRLEKVARQLEVSNGWNFDFDDDESDGADVAVFEFADSSVKGEASPLGTQTRRGKFRGPEDDFNTADRASSVHKRMYSDIDSSKPGIGFDDFDDEDDIDSYEIDTPRNNPRQKASSSVYSDSEVFSELKGSDGSDDSSAAGRRTRFPSYDKPSKHAHKKVALFDSEDELDFDSDEDLLNWKPRHVTDAMLRGRGVSKDLSFDSEDLDLDSNDDDDFDSSGSKRRKENKGSYGRGNFRNRSSGFQGGSFSGSDHEKDAPHSRKNELRQSKVGSSRRGNNIGGYGDYNFRNNSRARLNTKMDGERNNSDNFNRSYRGSRGDKRFGDGDYGKQRTNNMEKLKGGKKDGAFGNGYRGKSREYSREMDDDASEFRNSRRVIER; this comes from the exons ATGGCGCAATCACCGTTCACTCTGCTTCTCCCTAAACGCCTTACTCTCTCTTCTAAAACCCCACTTAAATCCCATAACACTTTTCCCCTTCTAATTTTCACTTTCATTAAGCCAAAGCTCTTCTCTTCTGTTTCCCCACGACCTGAGGGCACCGCCAGTCACGAGCCACTTAAACCAACCTCTCTCTCTGCTCGTTTGAACTTTGTGTTCGaccaaattgatcaaattgaGAATCGACAACAACAACAATCGCCCGAAAACGACGCCACCCTCCAACGTATCCGAGCTTGGCGTCAATCAAGGAATGAATCTCATGCAATCCAACAGCAATTTCAACCCAAAGACCCTGATTCTGGAATTGCTGAAAATAATGTTAATGCTACTGAGTTTAGATTGCCTTACACGCCCAAGTTAACCGAGCCACAAAACGGGGATGCCCTCCGGCGAATTCGTGGTTGGAGGGAGTCCAAGTTTGGGGAGAATAAAGAGTGCATAAAAGGTGAAGTTGCTGAAAATGAGTCTAATGCTAGTGTTTTCACTATTGATTCAGTGACTGAGCTAGAGCTGGGGAGGCAGAAGGGAAAGGACTTGGAGGTGGTGCATCCATGGCCGGAGTGGATAGAGTTGATGGAGAGATTAGTGCAGCAAAATTACTTTGACCATAAAAGGAGAGACGAGGGAAAGATGGTGGAAGAGTTAGGATTTGATATGAGTGATGTTGTTGAGGAAGTAAAGGATGATGCTGGAATTGATTTCAAGGACTTCAAGATTGTGCAAACTGCTTGTCTTAATTTCGGGAAGGACCGGTTTGATATATTGAG GTCATTGTTGAGACAGGATATCCAAAATCTGGTTGGTTTTGGATGTCCAAGTGCAGACAAGAAGGTGGTTTTCTCTGCAAAACTCTTGAGGAAACATGTCCACCTTGATGAAGGAGAT GTTTGTAGTTCTTGCAGTTTGAGGAATTCTTGTGAGAAAGCATATCTTCTAacgaacaaagaggatgaagcgcGAACTGTTGATGTTATGCGTGTCCTATTGGCCTATGCTTTCCATTACATGGACGGTTCTGCAGTAAATGAATCTGTTTTGAAACAGAAGTCTGGAAAGACTGTTATCCGTAAGTTGCTTTATGAGGTTGTTAAGTTGAGTGCTGTTCCTATAGACCCGAATCTTCCCCTTCCTGTAATAAAGAAACCTCCACCAAAAGTGAAGCAACCTCCTCCTCCTCCAAAGAAGCGAGTAGGACGGGATGATGTTGAGATGAAAAAGGGCGATTGGCTTTGTCCCAA GTGCGACTTCATGAATTTTGCAAAGAATACGATCTGTCTACAGTGTGATGCTAAGCGTCCAAAGAGAGAGCTGCTTCCTGGGGAATGGGAATGCCCCGA GTGCAATTTCTTAAATTACAGGAGAAATATGGCATGTTTTCACTGTGATTGCAAGCGTCCCCCTGATGCATACATGGAGAGTAAACTACAAGAAATTCAACCTGGTCCAAGAACAAGATTGGAAAAGGTTGCTCGGCAATTGGAGGTCTCTAATGGTTggaattttgattttgatgatgatgaaTCAGATGGGGCAGATGTTGCTGTTTTTGAGTTCGCAGATTCTTCAGTAAAGGGTGAAGCTTCTCCCTTGGGCACTCAGACCCGTCGAGGGAAGTTTAGAGGGCCTGAAGATGATTTCAATACAGCTGACCGGGCCTCAAGCGTCCATAAAAGAATGTATTCGGACATTGATAGCAGCAAACCTGGCATCGGGTTTGATGATTTTGACGATGAAGATGATATTGACAGTTATGAGATAGATACTCCACGAAATAATCCCAGGCAGAAAGCTTCTTCGAGTGTTTACTCCGATAGTGAGGTGTTTTCTGAATTAAAAGGTAGTGATGGTTCCGATGATAGTTCTGCTGCTGGTCGAAGAACAAGGTTTCCATCTTATGATAAGCCATCTAAGCACGCGCATAAAAAAGTAGCGTTATTTGACTCTGAGGATGAATTAGATTTTGATTCAGACGAAGACCTTCTGAACTGGAAACCGAGGCATGTAACTGACGCTATGCTCAGGGGTAGAGGTGTGTCAAAGGACTTAAGTTTTGACTCTGAGGACCTTGATTTGGATTCCAATGATGACGATGATTTTGACAGTTCCGGATCCAAACGGAGAAAAGAGAACAAAGGGAGTTATGGTAGAGGCAATTTTCGTAACCGAAGTTCTGGTTTCCAAGGTGGTTCCTTCTCTGGTTCAGACCATGAAAAAGATGCCCCACATTCCAGGAAAAATGAGTTGAGACAGAGTAAAGTAGGATCTAGCAGACGAGGAAACAATATTGGTGGCTATGGTGATTATAACTTCAGAAACAATTCACGAGCTAGACTGAACACCAAGATGGATGGTGAAAGAAACAACTCAGATAATTTCAATAGATCATATCGAGGGTCCCGAGGTGATAAGAGGTTTGGAGATGGTGACTATGGAAAGCAGAGAACGAATAATATGGAGAAATTGAAGGGAGGCAAGAAGGATGGAGCATTTGGAAATGGGTACCGTGGTAAATCTCGTGAATATAGTAGGGAGATGGATGATGATGCTAGTGAATTTAGAAATAGCAGGCGTGTTATTGAAAGATAA